In the genome of Capra hircus breed San Clemente chromosome 5, ASM170441v1, whole genome shotgun sequence, one region contains:
- the LOC108636060 gene encoding C-type lectin domain family 2 member D11-like isoform X3: MTTTEVSLKILETDPTYRANMEEWRSGKDLRKKCPAIASPVTPAKLCCCILIIFILVALNVVTLSTLVAVRSRETDVQVLLAACPEGWIGFGSKCFYFSEDSENWTFSQTSCTSVGAVLAQFEMEEELNFLQRYKGPFDHWIGLSRESSHHAWKWTDNSKLDASFVIRGDGEYAFLNDFGITTSINGAIQRRWICSKTNSNVSIPLHTSRPF; the protein is encoded by the exons ATGACAACGACAGAGGTGTCTTTAAAAATCTTAGAGACAGACCCTACCTATAGAGCGAACATGGAGGAGTGGAGATCTG GTAAAGATCTCCGAAAGAAATGCCCAGCAATTGCCTCTCCTGTTACACCTGCCAAGCTTTGCTGCTGCATCTTGATTATCTTTATACTTGTAGCTCTAAATGTGGTGACACTTTCCACTCTTGTGGCAG TGAGAAGCAGAGAGACAGACGTACAAGTTCTGCTTGCCGCCTGCCCAGAAGGGTGGATTGGATTTGGGagtaagtgtttttatttttctgaagactCAGAAAATTGGACATTCAGTCAGACATCCTGTACTTCAGTGGGAGCTGTTCTTGCTCAGTTTGAAATGGAGGAGGAGTTG AACTTCCTGCAAAGATACAAAGGCCCTTTTGACCATTGGATTGGCCTTAGCAGAGAATCATCACATCATGCTTGGAAGTGGACAGACAACTCTAAACTTGATGCCTC GTTTGTCATCAGAGGAGATGGGGAATATGCCTTCCTGAATGACTTTGGAATTACTACTAGTATCAACGGAGCTATACAGAGAAGATGGATTTGCAGCAAGACAAACAGTAATGTCTCCATACCCTTACATACTTCAAGGCCATTTTAG